The following proteins come from a genomic window of Bubalus kerabau isolate K-KA32 ecotype Philippines breed swamp buffalo chromosome 20, PCC_UOA_SB_1v2, whole genome shotgun sequence:
- the LOC129635175 gene encoding cytochrome b-c1 complex subunit 1, mitochondrial encodes MAASAVCRAAGAGTRVLLRTRRSPALLRSSDLRGTATYAQALQSVPETQVSQLDNGLRVASEQSSQPTCTVGVWIDAGSRYETEKNNGAGYFVEHLAFKGTKNRPGNALEKEVESMGAHLNAYSTREHTAYYIKALSKDLPKAVELLADIVQNCSLEDSQIEKERDVILQELQENDTSMRDVVFNYLHATAFQGTPLAQSVEGPSENVRKLSRADLTEYLSRHYKAPRMVLAAAGGLEHRQLLDLAQKHFSGLSGTYDEDAVPTLSPCRFTGSEIRHREDGLPLAHVAIAVEGPGWAHPDNVALQVANAVIGHYDCTYGGGAHLSSPLASIAATNKLCQSFQTFNICYADTGLLGAHFVCDHMSIDDMMFVLQGQWMRLCTSATESEVVRGKNLLRNALVSHLDGTTPVCEDIGRSLLTYGRRIPLAEWESRIAEVDARVVREVCSKYFYDQCPAVAGFGPIEQLPDYNRIRSGMFWLRF; translated from the exons ATGGCGGCTTCCGCGGTTTGCCGGGCAGCTGGCGCCGGGACGCGAGTGCTGCTGCGCACCCGCCGCTCG CCGGCCCTGCTGAGGTCGTCTGACTTGAGGGGCACCGCCACCTACGCCCAGGCCCTCCAGAGCGTGCCAGAGACGCAGGTCAGCCAGCTGGACAACGGGCTGCGAGTGGCCTCGGAGCAGTCTTCTCAGCCTACCTGCACG GTGGGGGTATGGATTGATGCCGGCAGCCGTTACGAGACTGAGAAGAACAATGGGGCCGGCTACTTTGTGGAGCATCTGGCTTTCAAG GGAACAAAGAATCGGCCTGGcaatgccttggagaaggaggtggagagCATGGGGGCCCATCTTAATGCCTACAGCACCCGGGAGCACACGGCTTACTACATTAAGGCGTTATCAAAGGACCTGCCAAAAG CTGTAGAGCTCCTGGCCGACATCGTGCAGAACTGCAGCCTCGAGGACTCCCAGATTGAGAAGGAGCGGGATGTGAtcctgcaggagctgcaggagaatGACACGTCCATGCGAGACGTGGTCTTCAACTACCTGCATGCCACGGCCTTCCAGGGCACACCTCTAGCCCAGTCCGTGGAGGGACCCAGTGAGAATGTCAG GAAGCTGTCGCGGGCAGACCTGACCGAGTACCTCAGCCGGCATTACAAGGCCCCCCGAATGGTGTTAGCAGCAGCTGGAG GGCTGGAGCACCGGCAGCTGCTCGACCTTGCCCAGAAGCACTTCAGCGGGCTCTCCGGGACATACGACGAGGACGCTGTGCCCACCCTCAGTCCGTGCCGCTTCACTGGCAgtgag ATCCGCCACCGTGAGGACGGCCTGCCTCTGGCCCACGTGGCCATCGCAGTGGAGGGGCCTGGCTGGGCCCACCCGGACAACGTGGCCCTCCAGGTGGCCAACGCCGTCATCGGCCACTACGACTGCACCTACGGTGGCGGCGCG CACCTGTCCAGCCCATTGGCTTCCATCGCTGCGACCAACAAGCTGTGCCAGAGTTTCCAGACCTTCAACATCTGCTACGCAGACACTGGGCTGCTGGGCGCGCACTTCGTCTGCGACCACATGAGCATCGACGACATGATGTTCGTCCTGCAGGGCCAGTG GATGCGCCTGTGCACCAGCGCCACAGAGAGTGAGGTGGTCCGGGGCAAAAACCTCCTCCGAAACGCTCTGGTGTCTCATCTGGATG GCACCACTCCCGTGTGTGAGGACATCGGACGCAGTCTCCTTACGTACGGCCGCCGCATTCCCCTGGCCGAGTGGGAAAGCCGGATTGCG GAGGTGGACGCCAGGGTGGTGCGTGAGGTCTGCTCCAAGTACTTCTACGACCAGTGCCCGGCAGTGGCTGGATTCG GCCCCATTGAACAGCTTCCAGATTATAACCGGATCCGTAGTGGCATGTTCTGGCTGCGCTTCTAG